One window of Desulfarculus baarsii DSM 2075 genomic DNA carries:
- a CDS encoding uroporphyrinogen decarboxylase/cobalamine-independent methonine synthase family protein codes for MPEDFRPNFMATGIGSLPHRDPLTAVADVTGRLTEMPYWPQLPALGPAEDMNLQYVAALEPLVGADLASREPKAHPGLGREEALAGLYERLFGGDTAGFTPRADQAAGFAPFCRVIAAAPTASFPWVKGHVTGPLTQAAAVLGHDGKAMLYDDECAEAVARALGVALAAQAGQLAALGRRVMMFLDEPFLSGYGSAFTPINRQRVVDLLAACLEEARQRAPWVVIGIHCCGNTDWAMLVEAGADVLNLDSAGFGRHLLLYPEALRALFQRGGAVAWGAVPTSEYTGRETVEGLWAHTRDLLTQLEAMGFERAQLAAQAMVTPACGLGSLDEARARAILDLTAGVSALARRDYR; via the coding sequence GTGCCTGAGGACTTTCGTCCCAACTTCATGGCCACCGGCATCGGTTCGCTGCCCCACCGCGATCCGCTGACGGCCGTGGCCGACGTGACCGGGCGTCTGACCGAGATGCCCTATTGGCCCCAACTGCCGGCCCTGGGCCCGGCCGAGGACATGAATCTGCAATATGTCGCGGCCCTGGAGCCTCTGGTGGGGGCCGATTTGGCCAGCCGCGAGCCCAAGGCCCACCCTGGCCTGGGCCGCGAGGAGGCCTTGGCCGGGCTCTACGAGCGCCTCTTCGGCGGCGATACGGCCGGCTTTACCCCGCGCGCCGATCAAGCGGCCGGCTTCGCGCCGTTTTGCCGGGTTATCGCCGCCGCGCCGACCGCGTCCTTTCCCTGGGTCAAGGGCCACGTCACCGGCCCACTGACCCAGGCCGCCGCCGTGCTGGGCCATGACGGCAAGGCCATGCTCTACGACGACGAGTGCGCCGAGGCCGTGGCCCGCGCCTTGGGCGTGGCCCTGGCCGCCCAGGCCGGTCAATTGGCCGCCTTGGGCCGTCGGGTGATGATGTTCCTGGACGAGCCGTTCCTTTCGGGCTACGGCAGCGCCTTCACGCCGATCAACCGCCAGCGGGTGGTCGATCTGCTGGCCGCTTGCCTGGAGGAGGCCCGTCAGCGCGCGCCGTGGGTGGTCATCGGCATTCACTGCTGCGGCAACACCGATTGGGCCATGCTGGTCGAGGCCGGGGCCGACGTGCTCAACCTCGATTCGGCCGGTTTCGGGCGGCATCTGCTGCTCTACCCCGAGGCCCTGCGCGCGCTGTTCCAACGCGGCGGAGCCGTGGCCTGGGGGGCCGTGCCCACCAGCGAATACACCGGCCGCGAGACCGTCGAAGGCCTGTGGGCCCACACGCGGGATCTTTTGACCCAACTGGAGGCCATGGGCTTTGAGCGCGCCCAACTGGCCGCCCAAGCCATGGTCACGCCGGCTTGCGGCCTGGGCTCGCTGGACGAGGCCAGGGCCCGGGCCATCCTCGACCTGACGGCCGGCGTGTCGGCCCTGGCCCGGCGCGACTATCGTTAG
- the efp gene encoding elongation factor P has product MPISTAEFRKGLKIEIDGKPYVIVESQHVKPGKGGAFVRTRIKNLETGQVLEQTFRSGAKVDKPDLEQRNMQFLYLEGSQYVFMDNDTYDQVFIEGDYLGDSVNYMLPNINVTVLFFNGRPIGVDLPITINLTVTHTEPGVKGDTATGATKGATMETGLVVQVPLFIDEGDVLKIDTRTGEYLERA; this is encoded by the coding sequence ATGCCAATCAGCACCGCCGAGTTCCGCAAGGGGCTCAAGATCGAAATCGATGGCAAACCCTATGTCATCGTCGAGTCGCAACACGTCAAGCCAGGCAAGGGCGGCGCATTCGTGCGCACGCGCATCAAGAACCTGGAGACCGGCCAGGTTTTGGAGCAGACCTTCCGCTCCGGGGCCAAGGTCGACAAGCCCGACCTCGAGCAGCGCAACATGCAGTTTTTGTACCTCGAGGGCAGCCAATACGTCTTCATGGACAACGACACCTACGACCAGGTCTTCATCGAGGGCGACTATCTGGGTGACTCCGTCAACTACATGCTGCCCAACATCAACGTGACGGTGCTGTTTTTCAACGGCCGGCCCATCGGCGTGGACCTGCCCATCACCATCAACCTGACCGTGACCCACACCGAGCCCGGCGTCAAGGGCGACACCGCCACCGGCGCGACCAAGGGCGCGACCATGGAGACCGGTTTGGTTGTCCAGGTGCCGCTGTTCATCGACGAGGGCGACGTGCTCAAGATCGATACGCGCACCGGGGAGTATCTCGAGCGTGCCTGA
- a CDS encoding tetratricopeptide repeat protein: MSEPASSQAELVLLEAWVADNPGSHGALRLAKAYRDHGRLDQARAVLGRGLAVNPENIEARALLADVLEQLGEADGALAQLIMAAQELGRHAAVYANLARLLRASGRPQEAARVKALAEAMAAGVGSLPSMGGLESATMAAIYAAQGHAKQAEDIYRTLLARDPANAEAQASMAETKRKASAGHARAAAGSAKVIGRLERLRAAALGRAALA; this comes from the coding sequence GTGAGCGAGCCAGCGTCCAGCCAGGCCGAATTGGTGCTTCTGGAGGCGTGGGTGGCCGACAACCCCGGCTCGCATGGGGCGTTGCGCCTGGCCAAGGCCTATCGCGACCATGGCCGCCTGGACCAGGCGCGCGCCGTGCTGGGCCGCGGCCTGGCCGTCAACCCCGAAAACATCGAAGCCCGGGCGTTGCTGGCCGACGTCCTGGAACAGCTAGGCGAGGCCGACGGCGCGCTGGCTCAGTTGATCATGGCCGCTCAAGAGCTTGGCCGCCACGCCGCGGTCTACGCCAACTTGGCCCGTTTGCTGCGGGCGTCCGGCCGTCCCCAAGAGGCGGCCCGCGTCAAGGCCCTGGCCGAAGCCATGGCGGCTGGCGTGGGGTCGTTGCCGAGCATGGGCGGGTTGGAGTCGGCGACCATGGCCGCCATCTATGCCGCCCAGGGCCACGCCAAGCAGGCCGAGGACATCTATCGCACGCTTTTGGCCCGCGATCCGGCCAACGCAGAAGCCCAGGCCAGCATGGCCGAAACCAAGCGCAAGGCCTCGGCTGGCCACGCCAGGGCCGCCGCTGGTTCGGCCAAGGTCATCGGGCGCTTGGAGCGGCTGCGCGCGGCGGCGCTGGGGCGGGCGGCGTTGGCCTAG
- a CDS encoding FtsB family cell division protein, with amino-acid sequence METAQNRNLWWTLVVVAVICVCAVAFYRGIGLMISTERQLAQVLAINDKLDSDNRALLRQAQRLRVDQAAVERAARREMDVVRPDEVVYQGKDAEVKPALAVKE; translated from the coding sequence GTGGAGACTGCGCAGAACCGCAACTTGTGGTGGACGCTGGTTGTGGTGGCGGTCATTTGTGTCTGCGCGGTGGCGTTTTATCGCGGGATCGGCCTGATGATCAGCACCGAGCGGCAGCTTGCCCAGGTGCTGGCCATCAACGACAAGCTCGATAGCGACAACCGCGCCCTCTTGCGGCAGGCCCAACGCCTGCGCGTCGACCAGGCCGCCGTCGAGCGCGCCGCCCGTCGCGAGATGGACGTGGTGCGCCCCGACGAGGTGGTCTATCAAGGCAAAGACGCCGAGGTCAAGCCGGCGCTTGCGGTCAAGGAGTGA
- a CDS encoding NAD(P)/FAD-dependent oxidoreductase, with protein sequence MSARYDIIVAGLGPGGAAAAMTLARAGARVLALDGSGGREKPCGGCLSLRGVLAVESLSPCPWLRDCPVATLWLSGPGLPAGRYPTSEAGVYFVERPRLDRWLAQEARQSGVAVLPAKLRAIEADGHGWRARTSAGDFEADWLIGADGAHSLVARGLGLGGGGWLYVGLVEERPMPPRLAPLLGGTALLELGGAPGGYGWAFGRGQTLNLGMAGRRELLGRMGGLRRCYGRFLRRLGLGEPGRLRGAVIPCPDGGVRRYYRGRAAVVGDAAGLADPFLGEGVAQAVVSGHMAARAIVAGDLGRYQRALAETLLRDHHNARRLSRLIYGWPRLALRAAAARPGAIELGWRILRGQTRPGDLWKVVPRRLVGLRHGLDHAAASYYSLASS encoded by the coding sequence ATGAGCGCGCGTTACGACATCATCGTCGCCGGCCTGGGGCCGGGCGGGGCGGCGGCGGCCATGACCTTGGCCCGGGCCGGGGCCCGGGTGCTGGCCCTGGACGGCTCGGGCGGCCGCGAAAAGCCCTGCGGCGGTTGCTTGTCGCTACGCGGCGTGCTGGCCGTGGAGTCTCTGTCGCCCTGCCCGTGGCTGCGCGATTGCCCCGTGGCCACGCTCTGGCTGAGCGGGCCGGGCCTGCCCGCCGGGCGCTACCCCACCTCCGAGGCCGGGGTTTATTTTGTCGAGCGCCCGCGTCTGGACCGTTGGCTGGCCCAGGAGGCGCGGCAAAGCGGGGTCGCGGTCCTGCCGGCCAAGCTACGCGCCATCGAAGCCGACGGCCATGGCTGGCGAGCCCGCACCAGCGCCGGCGACTTTGAGGCCGATTGGCTGATCGGCGCCGACGGCGCGCATTCGCTGGTGGCCCGTGGCCTGGGCCTGGGCGGCGGCGGCTGGCTCTACGTGGGCCTGGTGGAGGAGCGGCCCATGCCGCCGCGTCTGGCGCCTCTGCTTGGCGGGACGGCGTTGTTGGAGCTGGGCGGCGCGCCGGGCGGTTATGGCTGGGCCTTTGGCCGGGGCCAAACGCTCAACCTGGGCATGGCCGGCCGCCGCGAGCTTTTGGGCCGCATGGGTGGCCTGCGCCGTTGCTATGGCCGTTTTTTGCGACGCCTGGGCCTGGGCGAGCCCGGCCGCTTGCGCGGGGCGGTGATCCCCTGCCCGGATGGCGGCGTCAGGCGCTATTACCGGGGCCGCGCGGCGGTGGTGGGCGATGCGGCCGGTTTGGCCGATCCTTTCCTGGGCGAGGGCGTGGCCCAGGCCGTGGTCAGCGGCCACATGGCTGCGCGGGCGATCGTGGCGGGTGATTTGGGCCGTTACCAGCGGGCGCTGGCGGAAACTTTACTGCGCGATCATCACAACGCCCGCCGCCTGAGCCGGCTGATCTATGGCTGGCCGCGCCTGGCCCTGCGCGCGGCGGCGGCCCGGCCGGGGGCGATCGAGCTTGGCTGGCGGATTCTGCGTGGTCAAACGCGGCCGGGCGATTTATGGAAAGTCGTGCCGCGAAGGCTGGTTGGCCTGCGGCATGGCCTTGACCATGCCGCCGCGTCATATTATAGTTTAGCTTCAAGCTGA
- a CDS encoding radical SAM protein, translating to MSAPRLVYADAEGKVFDHPELAMAGSAAGRWQPVEAQDCIPLPEGSELFLLPGRLPVGVGDDGKFEIVDEHPENPDEKVCAVAAFMAPAHTATLWAAYKTTPGAPNLPLFAYAAVGFMENDFVVTGLRIDPLPRQDPGRFPPPERLQSAARRLLRQYKQNRLWQHLGTCAMTYGCPAAKNLVLGRWEAPLPTSPVCNADCVGCLSFQPDGVFPVTQERIKFTPSPEEVAEVALHHFRNKREALVSFGQGCEGEPLLQADLLSKAIRLIRLEEPLGTINLNTNGSRPDQVGRLMTDGLSSIRVSVNSLIPERHAAYYRPKGWSLAQAIDSLKAVKRAGGHASLNLLTMPGLTDRPEEMDALCQVIEQTKLDLIQWRNINIDPEIYLKALGLGQPKERLGVAAMIDELRRRFPGLKHGYFNPKIG from the coding sequence ATGAGCGCCCCACGTCTGGTCTACGCCGACGCCGAAGGCAAGGTTTTCGACCACCCCGAGTTGGCCATGGCCGGCTCGGCCGCCGGTCGTTGGCAGCCGGTGGAGGCCCAGGACTGCATCCCCCTGCCCGAGGGCAGCGAGTTGTTCCTCTTGCCCGGCCGCCTGCCGGTGGGCGTGGGCGACGACGGCAAGTTCGAAATCGTCGACGAACATCCCGAAAACCCGGACGAAAAGGTCTGCGCCGTGGCCGCCTTCATGGCCCCGGCCCACACCGCCACCCTCTGGGCCGCCTACAAGACCACGCCCGGCGCGCCCAATCTGCCACTTTTCGCCTATGCCGCCGTGGGCTTCATGGAAAACGACTTCGTGGTCACGGGTCTGCGCATCGACCCCCTGCCCCGCCAGGATCCCGGCCGCTTTCCGCCGCCCGAGCGACTGCAAAGCGCGGCCCGCCGCCTGCTGCGCCAATACAAGCAAAACCGCCTGTGGCAACACCTGGGCACCTGCGCCATGACCTACGGTTGCCCAGCGGCCAAAAATCTGGTGCTGGGCCGTTGGGAAGCGCCCCTGCCCACCAGCCCCGTCTGCAACGCCGACTGCGTGGGCTGTCTGTCGTTCCAGCCCGATGGCGTCTTTCCGGTGACCCAGGAGCGCATCAAGTTCACGCCCAGCCCCGAGGAAGTGGCCGAGGTGGCCCTGCACCATTTCCGCAACAAACGCGAGGCCCTGGTCAGCTTCGGCCAGGGTTGCGAGGGCGAGCCGCTCTTGCAGGCCGATCTGCTTTCCAAGGCCATCCGCTTGATTCGCCTCGAAGAACCACTCGGCACCATCAATCTCAACACCAACGGCAGCCGGCCCGATCAGGTCGGCCGCCTGATGACCGACGGCCTCAGCTCCATCCGCGTCTCGGTCAACAGCCTCATCCCCGAGCGCCACGCGGCCTATTACCGGCCCAAGGGCTGGAGTCTGGCCCAGGCCATCGATTCGCTCAAGGCCGTCAAACGGGCCGGCGGTCACGCCTCGCTCAACCTGCTGACCATGCCCGGCCTCACCGATCGCCCCGAGGAAATGGACGCCCTCTGCCAGGTCATCGAGCAAACCAAGCTGGACCTGATCCAGTGGCGCAACATCAACATCGACCCCGAAATATATCTGAAAGCCCTGGGCCTGGGACAGCCCAAGGAGCGCCTGGGCGTGGCCGCGATGATCGACGAGTTGCGGCGGCGCTTTCCCGGGCTCAAGCACGGCTATTTCAACCCTAAAATCGGCTGA
- a CDS encoding HAD family hydrolase, with translation MPQATSPDLARLAAVIFDLDGVLFDSFEYNVAFYDHIMASLGHPPVPEHLKGVVHRESVHGALRALVGEGPQFKKALEFCRNLDIQSFVARLKLFPGVHETLQALGRRFRLAVATNRISSARLALDELRLSDYFELVVTPTTAGVAKPDARFMDYTLERLALPRGQVVYVGDSSVDEALCLDAGVAMVAFRDRTLRAWAHAEAMAEIPPLLGLG, from the coding sequence ATGCCTCAAGCGACCTCGCCAGACCTCGCGCGTCTGGCCGCGGTGATTTTTGACCTGGACGGCGTGTTGTTCGATTCGTTCGAATACAACGTCGCCTTTTACGACCACATCATGGCCAGCCTGGGTCACCCGCCGGTGCCCGAGCACCTCAAGGGCGTGGTCCACCGCGAGAGCGTCCACGGCGCGTTGCGGGCCCTGGTCGGCGAGGGGCCCCAGTTCAAAAAAGCCCTGGAATTTTGCCGCAACCTGGACATTCAAAGTTTCGTGGCCAGGCTCAAGCTGTTTCCCGGCGTGCACGAGACGTTGCAAGCCCTGGGCCGCCGTTTTCGCCTGGCCGTGGCCACCAACCGCATCTCCAGCGCCAGGTTGGCCCTGGACGAGCTGCGCCTCAGCGATTACTTCGAGCTGGTGGTCACCCCCACCACCGCCGGCGTGGCCAAGCCCGACGCCCGCTTCATGGACTACACCCTGGAGCGCCTGGCCTTGCCGCGCGGCCAGGTGGTCTACGTGGGCGACTCCAGCGTGGACGAGGCGTTATGCCTGGACGCGGGCGTGGCCATGGTCGCCTTCCGCGACAGAACCTTGCGGGCCTGGGCCCACGCCGAGGCCATGGCCGAGATCCCGCCGCTGTTGGGTTTGGGCTGA
- the qrcD gene encoding menaquinone reductase integral membrane subunit QrcD gives MYDSRFWPKGVTRGHPALFVFWVLICLGILQFFAIGAFMCLIFGLNQTGMNDYYAFGLWIVVDLAVIALGAGAFFTSFLSYILKIKELKNIVNVAVLIGFICYTGAIMMLGIDIGQPIRGWFGFWHANVHSMLTEVMFCITTYAIVLIIELLPSVLENRQMVKVPAIGTFAHNLHRIMIVFAGTGTFLSFFHQGSLGGMFGVLYARPFDYRDGFMIWPWTFFLFILSAIAAGPSFTTLCVMITEKVSGRKLVPHKTKMLMGKISGLLLSAYMVLKLADTYYWAKVLVPKAGGSLDVMYQAPYGEWLLWAELGVCGVLPAIMLLMPRVRQSYGLLFLAMLLNCTGAVLNRFVFTVQSLAIPVLPFEKFLAYMPTWPEVAVGLLIIGYGFLVYSLAYRYLPIFPKEAELTKG, from the coding sequence ATGTATGATTCCAGATTCTGGCCAAAGGGCGTAACCCGTGGGCATCCCGCGTTGTTTGTCTTCTGGGTGCTGATCTGCCTCGGGATTTTGCAGTTCTTCGCCATCGGCGCGTTCATGTGCCTGATCTTTGGTCTGAACCAGACGGGCATGAACGACTACTACGCCTTTGGTCTGTGGATCGTCGTAGACCTGGCGGTGATCGCCTTGGGCGCGGGCGCGTTCTTCACCAGCTTCCTGAGCTATATCCTCAAGATCAAGGAGCTGAAGAACATCGTCAACGTGGCCGTGCTCATCGGCTTCATCTGCTACACCGGCGCGATCATGATGCTGGGCATCGACATCGGCCAGCCCATCCGCGGTTGGTTCGGTTTCTGGCACGCCAACGTGCACTCCATGCTCACCGAGGTCATGTTCTGCATCACCACCTACGCCATCGTGCTGATCATCGAACTGCTGCCTTCGGTGCTGGAAAACCGCCAGATGGTCAAGGTTCCGGCCATCGGCACCTTCGCCCACAACCTGCACCGGATCATGATCGTCTTCGCCGGCACGGGCACGTTCCTGAGCTTCTTCCATCAGGGCTCGCTGGGCGGCATGTTCGGCGTGCTCTACGCCCGGCCCTTCGACTACCGCGACGGCTTCATGATCTGGCCCTGGACGTTCTTCCTGTTCATCCTCAGCGCCATCGCCGCCGGACCGTCGTTCACCACCCTGTGCGTGATGATCACCGAGAAGGTCAGCGGCCGCAAGCTGGTGCCCCACAAGACCAAAATGCTCATGGGCAAGATCAGCGGCCTGCTGCTGAGCGCCTACATGGTCCTCAAGCTGGCCGACACCTACTATTGGGCCAAGGTCTTGGTGCCCAAGGCCGGCGGCAGCCTGGACGTGATGTACCAGGCGCCATACGGCGAATGGCTGCTGTGGGCCGAACTCGGCGTCTGCGGCGTGTTGCCGGCGATCATGCTGCTCATGCCCAGGGTCCGCCAGAGCTACGGCCTGCTGTTTTTGGCCATGCTGCTCAACTGCACCGGCGCGGTGCTCAACCGCTTCGTGTTCACCGTCCAGAGCTTGGCCATCCCGGTGCTGCCCTTCGAGAAATTCTTGGCCTACATGCCGACTTGGCCGGAAGTGGCCGTGGGTCTGCTGATCATCGGCTACGGCTTCCTGGTCTATTCCTTGGCGTATCGGTATCTGCCGATTTTCCCCAAGGAAGCCGAACTAACCAAGGGCTAG
- a CDS encoding 4Fe-4S dicluster domain-containing protein: MYDLKKLYNTDEQRFGMLIDVDKCTGCGACSVACMSENNSGVLADETDKVRSITWLRVYQIDNGQSFPGTEVAFFPRPCQHCQGGKPGSYKDGFFFEDPDAHESHTPCVSVCPATATDYDEKTGIVSQIITRCIGCRYCVAACPYHARYFNWFDVPWPKGSERALSPFVSPRMRGVVEKCTFCFHRYQQARNKSFMTGEDMAEADYQTACTEACPSGAIIFGDLLNPDHKVAQAIARYQQDGHMVFRLLERLGTNTKVFYATKREWVRRLADNFVSDEDFKRAVAGQQG, from the coding sequence ATGTATGATCTGAAAAAGCTCTACAATACCGATGAGCAACGCTTCGGCATGCTCATCGACGTGGACAAGTGCACCGGCTGCGGGGCCTGCTCGGTGGCCTGCATGTCCGAAAACAACAGCGGCGTGCTGGCCGACGAGACCGACAAGGTCCGTTCCATAACCTGGCTGCGGGTCTACCAGATCGACAACGGCCAGAGCTTCCCGGGCACCGAGGTGGCCTTCTTCCCCCGGCCGTGTCAGCACTGCCAGGGCGGCAAGCCCGGCAGCTACAAGGACGGCTTCTTCTTCGAAGACCCCGACGCCCACGAAAGCCACACGCCCTGCGTCTCGGTCTGCCCGGCCACGGCCACCGACTACGACGAAAAGACCGGCATCGTCAGCCAGATCATCACCCGCTGCATCGGTTGCCGGTACTGCGTGGCGGCTTGCCCGTACCACGCCCGTTACTTCAACTGGTTCGACGTGCCGTGGCCCAAGGGCTCCGAACGCGCCCTCAGTCCGTTCGTGTCTCCGCGCATGCGCGGCGTCGTCGAAAAATGCACCTTCTGCTTCCATCGTTACCAACAGGCCCGCAACAAGTCGTTCATGACCGGCGAGGACATGGCCGAGGCCGACTACCAGACCGCCTGCACCGAGGCCTGCCCGTCGGGGGCCATCATCTTCGGCGACCTGCTCAACCCCGACCACAAGGTCGCGCAGGCCATCGCCAGGTATCAGCAAGACGGTCACATGGTTTTCCGGCTGCTGGAGCGGCTGGGCACCAACACCAAGGTGTTCTACGCCACCAAACGTGAGTGGGTCCGTCGTTTGGCCGACAACTTTGTCTCGGACGAGGACTTCAAACGGGCCGTGGCCGGCCAGCAGGGCTAG
- the qrcB gene encoding menaquinone reductase molybdopterin-binding-like subunit QrcB, whose amino-acid sequence MTLDRRSFVKFVVGGVIGIHFSPLVWKLMDDTAIWTQNWNWVPVPEDGALAFASTVNPSTGTVLQARVIQGRMQGERLIRLEGATASPLGEGLIPADASALQLLYNHETRVQQPMLRNRQTGVFTRLSWEDALKLLAERLGKLAEGGQAHRVACLAGASGDVTSEILGRFMTAYGSPNLAFLPTAQQTLALAGKRLFGEENLGFDLANSDYVVSFGTPLLEGWGSPVAVRAAFAKWREEGKTTLVQVDTRASVTASQADKWLACKPGTEGLLALAMAHAIVAAGKSAVSAGGLADAKFAPEAVAEHTGVDAATIKEVALALAASNSGVAICGPGPEGGPGAMQDFLAVLALNAVAGKLGKPGGLVARKALPLAPLGAAVPTPTQPALAAGDHDPYTLTVNALRAKPYSLAALILAGGNPVFNGPQAVLVERLARKTPFVVALTPYLDESAAVADLVLPAAHFLECWGDVPTPFGCATGFYGLHRPLINGEPLAKATGDIFLTLAKAMGGQMAQALPQQSVFEALKTRAAGLGSFEELAQNKGFWAEDKPSYGGAANVNLAGLDWREPAALAHGHGHGLIMQAIPSLRTTWGRDPITPYMIKILTDATLAHKDQLVVEINPETAKEMHLAEGSRVELMGAHGGVNATVHLFAGAQPGMVFVPVGLGHTALGEFIGGKGDNFNRAVNVESDPLSGLPNWSLTRVSLRNIGGVSHV is encoded by the coding sequence ATGACCTTGGATAGACGATCCTTTGTCAAGTTCGTGGTGGGCGGAGTGATCGGCATACACTTCAGCCCGCTCGTTTGGAAACTGATGGACGACACGGCCATCTGGACCCAGAACTGGAACTGGGTTCCGGTGCCGGAAGACGGCGCGTTGGCCTTTGCCAGCACGGTCAATCCCTCCACGGGGACGGTCTTGCAGGCCCGCGTCATACAGGGCCGCATGCAGGGCGAGCGCCTGATCCGCCTGGAAGGCGCCACGGCCAGCCCGCTGGGCGAAGGCCTGATTCCGGCCGACGCCTCGGCCTTGCAGTTGCTCTACAATCACGAGACCCGCGTGCAGCAGCCGATGCTGCGCAATCGCCAGACCGGCGTGTTCACCCGCTTGAGCTGGGAAGACGCCCTGAAGCTTCTGGCCGAGCGCCTGGGCAAGCTGGCCGAGGGCGGCCAGGCCCACCGCGTGGCCTGTCTGGCCGGGGCCTCCGGCGACGTGACCTCCGAGATCCTCGGTCGCTTCATGACCGCCTATGGTTCGCCCAACCTGGCTTTCCTGCCCACGGCCCAACAGACCCTGGCCCTGGCCGGCAAGCGGCTTTTTGGCGAGGAAAACCTGGGCTTCGACCTGGCCAACTCCGACTACGTCGTCAGCTTCGGCACGCCGTTGCTGGAGGGCTGGGGCTCGCCGGTGGCCGTGCGCGCGGCCTTCGCCAAGTGGCGTGAGGAAGGCAAGACCACCCTGGTCCAGGTCGACACCCGCGCTTCGGTCACCGCCAGCCAGGCCGACAAATGGCTGGCCTGCAAGCCCGGAACCGAGGGCCTGCTGGCCCTGGCCATGGCCCACGCCATCGTCGCCGCCGGTAAGAGCGCCGTCAGCGCGGGCGGCCTGGCCGACGCCAAATTCGCCCCCGAGGCCGTGGCCGAGCACACCGGCGTGGACGCGGCCACTATCAAGGAAGTGGCCCTGGCCTTGGCCGCCAGCAACAGCGGCGTGGCCATCTGTGGCCCTGGCCCCGAAGGCGGCCCTGGCGCCATGCAGGACTTCCTGGCCGTCCTGGCCCTCAACGCCGTGGCCGGCAAGCTGGGCAAACCCGGCGGCCTCGTCGCCCGCAAGGCTCTGCCGTTGGCCCCCCTGGGCGCGGCCGTGCCCACCCCGACCCAACCGGCCCTGGCCGCTGGCGACCACGATCCCTATACACTCACCGTCAACGCCCTGCGCGCCAAGCCTTACAGCCTGGCCGCTTTGATCCTGGCCGGCGGCAACCCGGTCTTCAACGGCCCCCAGGCCGTTTTGGTCGAGCGCCTGGCCCGCAAAACGCCCTTCGTGGTGGCGCTCACGCCTTATCTGGACGAAAGCGCCGCCGTGGCCGACCTGGTCTTGCCGGCCGCCCACTTCCTGGAGTGCTGGGGCGACGTCCCCACGCCGTTTGGCTGCGCCACCGGCTTCTATGGCCTGCATCGTCCGCTGATCAACGGCGAGCCCCTGGCCAAGGCCACCGGCGACATCTTCCTGACCCTGGCCAAGGCCATGGGCGGGCAGATGGCCCAGGCCCTGCCTCAGCAGAGCGTCTTCGAGGCCCTCAAGACCCGCGCGGCGGGCCTGGGCAGCTTCGAGGAACTGGCCCAGAACAAAGGCTTCTGGGCCGAGGACAAACCCAGCTACGGCGGCGCGGCCAACGTCAATCTGGCCGGGCTGGATTGGCGTGAGCCCGCGGCCCTGGCCCACGGTCATGGCCACGGCCTGATCATGCAGGCCATCCCCTCGCTGCGCACCACCTGGGGCCGCGATCCGATCACGCCCTACATGATCAAAATCCTGACCGACGCCACCCTGGCCCACAAAGACCAGTTGGTGGTGGAGATCAACCCCGAGACTGCCAAGGAGATGCATCTGGCCGAGGGTAGCCGCGTGGAGCTGATGGGCGCTCACGGCGGCGTCAACGCCACGGTGCATTTGTTCGCCGGCGCGCAACCGGGCATGGTCTTCGTGCCGGTGGGCCTGGGCCACACCGCCTTGGGCGAGTTCATCGGCGGCAAGGGCGACAACTTCAACCGCGCGGTCAATGTCGAGAGCGATCCCCTCAGCGGATTGCCCAACTGGAGCCTGACCCGGGTCTCTCTGAGAAATATCGGGGGGGTGAGCCATGTATGA
- the qrcA gene encoding menaquinone reductase multiheme cytochrome c subunit QrcA, giving the protein MSKQEQGQKKSPPDWLFFVLGIVLASAFGFWLTPTILYAEKTQPMDFSHKVHMEQVSDGCASCHTFREDGSFTGIPAVANCQECHSEEAMGDNIENPKHREAERILAEEYIAKGKPIAWDVYSGQPDCVFFSHVAHVKNAELECATCHGTHGETDNLRPYEYNRLTGYSRDIWGRSLLGLGGPPERMKMDDCAACHRENGVRDACFVCHK; this is encoded by the coding sequence ATGTCTAAGCAGGAGCAAGGACAGAAGAAGTCCCCCCCGGATTGGCTGTTTTTCGTCCTGGGGATCGTCTTGGCGTCGGCCTTCGGTTTTTGGCTGACGCCCACGATTCTCTACGCCGAAAAGACGCAGCCGATGGACTTTTCGCACAAAGTGCACATGGAGCAGGTGAGCGACGGCTGTGCGAGCTGTCACACCTTCCGGGAGGACGGTTCGTTCACGGGCATCCCCGCGGTGGCCAACTGCCAAGAGTGCCACTCCGAGGAAGCCATGGGCGACAACATCGAAAACCCCAAGCACCGTGAGGCGGAAAGGATTCTGGCCGAGGAATACATCGCCAAAGGCAAACCGATTGCCTGGGATGTCTATTCCGGTCAGCCCGACTGCGTGTTCTTCTCCCACGTGGCCCACGTGAAGAACGCCGAGTTGGAGTGCGCCACCTGCCACGGCACGCACGGCGAAACCGACAACCTCCGTCCCTATGAATACAACCGCCTCACCGGCTACAGCCGTGACATCTGGGGCCGCAGCCTGCTTGGGCTGGGCGGGCCGCCGGAGCGCATGAAGATGGACGATTGCGCCGCGTGTCACCGCGAAAACGGCGTGCGCGACGCCTGCTTCGTCTGCCACAAGTAG